DNA from Cupriavidus necator N-1:
GAGCGCCGCCACCATACCTTCAAGCTGAAGATCGGCCGGCGCAGCGTGCGCGACGACGTGGCCCACGTGGCCGCGATCAAGCGCGCGCTGGGCGACCGGGCGCGCGTCACCGTCGACGTCAACCAGGCCTGGAACGAGGCCGACGCCGCCACCGGCATCGCCATGCTGGAAGCCGCGGGCATCGACCTGATCGAGCAGCCGACTCCGCGCGAGCAGCGCATGGCGCTGGCCCGGCTGGCCGCGCGCTTCGTGGTGCCGATCATGGCCGATGAAGCGGTGTGCGGCCCGGAAGACGCGATGGAACTGGCGCGCATCGGCGGCGCCGACGTGTTCGCGCTGAAGATCGCCAAGGCCGGCGGCATCTTCGGCATGCTGCGCACTGCCGCGGTGGGCGACGCCGCCGGCATCGCGCTGTACGGCGGCACCATGCTGGAGGGCAGCGTCGGCACCATTGCCGCGGCGCATGGCTTCTGCACGCTGCCGCAGCTGGCCTGGGGCACCGAGCTGTTCGGACCGCTGCTGCTCAAGGACGATATCGTGCAGCAGCGCCCCGAGTACCGCGACTTCAGCCTGCACCTGCCCGAAGGCCCCGGCCTGGGGCTGGCGCTGGACGAAGACAAGCTGGCGCACTACAGGCGCGGCTGAACTGGCAGGCAACTTCCCCGCATGACATGCCATATGCGCGGGGCGCATCAAGCAGTGAGGAGACTATGAAAACGTTATTCCAGCGGCTGGCAAGCACCGGCCGCGCAGGGGCGCTGGCACTGGCTGCCGGCCTGTCGTTCGCCGCGCCGACCGCGCACGCGGCCTATCCCGACCATCCGATCCGCTGGATCGTGCCGTTCCCCGCGGGCGGTGCCATGGACAACATCGCGCGCACGCTGGGCGAAGACATGTCGCGCACGCTGGGCCAGGCCATCGTGGTCGAGAACCGGCCGGGCGCCGGCGGCAATATCGGCGCCGAACTGGTGGCGCGCGCGCCCGCCGACGGCTACACGCTGATCATCGTCGCCAACGGCATGGCCGTGAACCCGGCGCTGTACGGCCGGCTGAGCTACGACCCGGTCAAGGACTTCGCGCCGGTGTCGCTGCTGGCGGTGGTGCCCAACGTGCTGGTGGCCAGCAAGGCGCGGCGCCAGGAAAGCACCGTCAAGGATGTGGTGGCGCACGCCAAGGCGGCGCCGGGCAAGTACACCTATGCCTCCGCGGGCAACGGCACCTCGATCCACCTGGCGGGCGAGCTGTTCACCTCGATGGCTGGCGTCGACATGCTGCATATCCCCTACAAGGGCAGCGGCCCGGCGATGACGGACCTGCTGGGCGGCCAGGTCGACTACATGTTCGACAGCATCACCTCGGCCAGGCCGCATATCGAATCGGGCAAGCTGACGGCGATCGCGGTCACCACCAGCAAGCGCTCCAGTGCGCTGCCCAATGTGCCGACGGTGGCCGAAGCCGGCCTGCCGGGCTATGAACTGTCGCCGTGGTTCGCGGCCTTCGTGCCGGCGAAGACGCCGCAGCCGGTCATCGACACGCTCAACCGCGCCATGCTCGAGGCGCTGCGCAAGCCTGCGGTGCAGAAGCGGCTGGCGCAAATCGGCGCCGAGCCGATCGGCAGTTCGCCGGCGGTGCTGCGCGAGCACCTGGCGAAGGAAACCGAGAAGTGGGGTGTGCTGATCCGCCAGCGGGGTATCCGGGCGGATTGAGCGGCCTGGACCAGCGCGGTTCATAGGGGGAGTCCCCCCGAGATGCTCCGGGGGAATGTCATTACCCTGCCCCCCGTCTCCCTGGCACATAATGTGCGTAAGATGCCAGCCGAAAGGCACACTCGAGCGGATCACCCGCCGGCACTGAGGGGAGACAATGAGCAGTTCAACCGACAAGTTCTCGGCCACCATGCGCGATGGCCTGGCCGATCTTGCCCGCCGCCTGCGCTTTGCCATGGAGGAGGGCGCGATCTGGCTGGACGAGCAGCGCATGATCCTGATCCATACCGCCGCCCTGGGCGCGCTGCGCAAGGAACTGGTGGACACCCTGGGCATGGAGCGCGCGCGCGGCCTGTTCACCCGCATGGGCTTCCATTCGGGCATGCGCGATGCGGAGGTCGCGCGCAAGCTGCGCGCCGGCCACAGCGACTTCGGCCAGCTGGAGATCGGGCCCTGCCTGCATACCATCGAGGGGGTGGTGCGGGTCACGCCGGTCAAGGTCGACATCGATATCGCCGCCGGCATCTACGATGGCGAGTTCCTGTGGGAAGACTCCTTCGAGGGCGACGTCCACCGCCAGCTGTTCGGCATCGTCGACGAGCCTGCCTGCTGGATGCAGATCGGCTACGCCACCGGCTACACCTCGGCGCTGATGGGGCGCACCATCCTGTACCGCGAGGTCGAGTGCATCGCCTGCGGGCACCCGCACTGCCGCATCATCGGCAAGCCGGTGGAAGCCTGGGAAGACGGCGCGCAGGCACTGGCGCTGTACCAGCCCGATCCCGTGATCGAAACCATCATCGCCCTGCAGAGCGAGGTCGAGCACCTGCGCGCGCTGCAGGGCACCCCGGCCACGCCGGCCGACCTGGTCGGCACCTCGCCAGGCTTTCGCGCCGCCTGGAGCCTGCTGCAACGCGCCGCGGCCAGCAACGTGACGGTGCTGCTGCTGGGCGAGACCGGCGTGGGCAAGGAGCGGTTCGCGCAGGCATTGCACAGCGTGAGCGGGCGTGCCGACAAGCCCTTCATTGCCGTGAACTGCGCGGCGATTCCCGACGAGCTGATTGAGTCCGAGCTGTTCGGCGTGGAAAAGGGCGCCTTCACCGGCGCCAGCCAGTCGCGCCCCGGGCGCTTCGAGCGCGCGCACGGCGGCACCCTGTTCCTGGACGAGCTGGGCGAACTCTCCGCCTCGGCCCAGTCCAAGCTGCTGCGCGTGCTGCAGGAAGGCGAGGTCGAGCGCGTGGGCGGCACCGGCACGCGCAAGGTGGACGTGCGGCTGGTGGCCGCCACCAATGTCGACCTGGCCGAAGCCGTGAAGCAGGGCACTTTCCGCAAGGACCTGTACTACCGCCTCAATGTCTATCCGGTCACGATCCCGCCGCTGCGCGAGCGCCTGGACGATATCCGGCCGCTGGCCGAGCGCTTCGTGGCCCGCTACGGCGCGCGCCACGGCAAGCGCATCGTCGGCATCACCGACCGCGCGCTGGCCGAGCTGCGCCACTATGACTGGCCCGGCAACGTGCGCGAACTGGAGAACGTGATCGAGCGCGGCGTGATCCTGGCCAGCCAGGGCGGCCAGATCACCGCCGACCACCTGTTCCTGCCAGGCACCGTGGCACCGGTGGTGGATACCGCGCCGCGGCTGGGGGCGGGCGGCACCTTGCCAGACCTGCGCGAAGCCGCGGTCCATGCGCTGCTGGACCAGATGTCCGAGCAGCAGCTGGCGCTGGGCGAAGTCGAGACCGTGCTGATGGAGGCGGCCATGCAGCGCGCCGACGGCAATATGAGCCAGGCGGCGCGGTTGCTGGGTATTACGCGGCCGCAGCTGGCGTATCGGTGGAAGATGCGCGGCACGCGCGGGGGTAACGGCCACGGCAACGGTAACTGAGGCCGCTTCCAGGCTTCAAATGCCGAGGGTGTGCTCCCCTCTCGCGCAAGCGGGAGAGGGGAGCACACTCGCGTAGATCAAGCGCGTTCACACGATCCCCTGCGCCACCCATCTCCTCCGCTTCTCCCGGCCCCTCGCATTTCTCCACTTGATCATTTGATGCAGCCCCTCCGGGCCGCGCATCGGCCCGAAGTTGCCCGATGCTGCACCGCGCCAACGATTTTTCCCTGTCAGATCAAGTCTTCTCAACTAGGTTGCCCACGCACGCTGCTGCGCCGCAGGGCAATCCCATCCGCATCTGCTCGCTGCCCGCAAACGCCCGCCCGGCGCGGCTTTTGATCATTTGATCAAGGCCTGCGCGCAGCTTCATCAATTCATCGATGCGTTTCGCGCGGACCTTTCCGGGTTAACGCGCACGCTCGCCACCGCCAATTCCCCGCAACCCTTGTCCCACAACGCTTCGCGCTCGCTGGCACGGTCTTCGCAATAAGGCCTGCGTCCAGCCAACGCAATGGAGCGCGCCATGAACACCCCGTCGGTTCCCCTGTTCGAAGCCACGCCGCGCTATGTGCGGGTCGAGGGCCGCACCCCAGAAGGGTTTGTGCAGTTCGCCTTCAGCGTGGCCGACCCCGAGCTCAACGTCGAACTGATCATGCCGGAGCCGATGTTCGAAGCCTTCTGCTGCGTCAACCGCGTGCGCTTCCTGCCCCCGCTGGAAGCAGCGCCGCAGCCGCAAGCCGACGACTGACGCCGCAGCCACCGCATCACAAAGAGAGAAGGGATACAGGAGACCAAACGATGCAAGTCGATATCAAGACCCAGCAGATCCAGCCGCTGCGCCAGACCTACGGCCATGTCGCGCGCCGCTTCGGCGACAAGCCGGCGTCGCGCTACCAGGAGGCGACCTACGACGTGCAGTCGGAGGTGAACTTCCACTACCGCCCCACCTGGGACCCCGGCTTCGAGCTGTATGACAAGCGCCGCACGGCGATCGTGATGCAGGACTGGTACGCGCTGAAGGACCCGCGCCAGTTCTACTACGGCGCCTACGTTACCGCGCGCGGGCGCCAGCAGGATGCAACGGAGAAGAGCTTTGCCTTTGTCGAGAAGCGCGGGCTGCTGCAGGCGCTGCCGGCCGAATGGCAGGAACGCCTGGCCACAGGCCTGCTGCCGCTGCGCCATGTGGAGTGGGGCGCCAACATGAACAACTTCTACTGCGCCGACTATGGCTGGGGCACGGCCATCACGCAGGCCTGCACCTATTGCGCGATGGACCGCCTGGGTATCGCCCAATACCTGTCGCGCATCGGCATGCTGCTGGACGGCAATACCGGCGTGGCGCTGGAGCGGGCCAGGGTGGCGTGGCTGGAGAGCGCCGCATGGCAGCCGCTGCGCCGCTTTGTCGAGCATACCTTTGTCACCGAGGACTGGTTCGAGACCTTCGTCGCCCAGAACCTGGTGCTCGACGGGCTGCTCTACCCGCTGGTCTACCAGCATGCCGACGCGGTGATCGCGCGCGCCTGCGGCACCGGGCTGGCGGTGCTGACCGAATTCATGAACGACTGGCGCGACGAGCACGCACGCTGGGTCGATGCCGTGATCCAGGCCGCCGCGGCCGAGTCCGAGGCCAACCGCGTGCTGCTGTCTGGCTGGGCGCGCGCCGCCTGCGCCGAGGTGGCGCAGGCGCTGGTGCCGGTGGCCGATGCGCTCACCGGCGAGGACGGCGCGCAGATGGTGGCGCTGTGCCGCGAGCAGTTCGAAGTCCGCCTGGGCAAGCTCGGCCTGGCTGCCTGATCCGCCCACAACGAACCCCACGGAGACACGCCATGTCAGCCACCCCTGCCAACGTCTACATCGCGCTGCAGAACAACGACGACACCCGACCCATCATCGACGCCATCACCGAGGCCAACCCGCATGCGGTGGTGTCGCAGTTTCCCGCCATGGTCAAGATTGACGCCCCCGGCCACCTGACCATCGTGCGCGAACTGGTGGCCGGCAAGCTCGGCCGCGACTGGGACCTGCAGGAGATCCACCTGAACCTCATCTCGCTGTGCGGAAACATCGACGAAGACGAAGACGCCTTCACGCTGCGCTGGAATGCCTGACACCGCAGCGGCACACAGAACATCACGGAGACATCATGGACGCACGCAAGAAGCTCAACCTGCGCGAGAAGTACGCCTCGATGACGCGGGACCTGGCCTGGGAAACGACCTACGAGCCGATGGACAAGGTCTTCCCGTTCGACAAGTACGAGGGCATCCGCATCCACGACTGGGACAAATGGGAAGACCCGTTCCGCATGACCATGGATGCCTACTGGAAATACCAGTCGGAGAAGGAGCGCAAGCTGTACGCGATCATCGACTCGTTCGTGCAGAACAACGGCCACCTGAACGTATCCGATCCGCGCTACCTGAACGCGCTGCGGCTGTTCCTGACCGGCGTGACGCCGCTGGAATACGCTGCCCACCGCGGCTACGCGCACCTGGGCCGGCATTTCCGCGGCGCCGGCGCGCGCGTGGCGGCGCAGATGCAGTCGGTCGACGAACTGCGCCACGCCCAGACCCAGCTGCACACGCTGTCGGTCTACAACAAGTACTTCCACGGCTTTGGCGAATGGCGCCATATGCACGACCGGGTCTGGTACCTGTCGGTGCCCAAGTCCTACTTCGAGGACGCGATGAGCGCGGGGCCGTTCGAGTTCATCACCGCGATCTCGTTCTCGTTCGAGTATGTGCTGACCAACCTGCTGTTCATGCCGTTCATGTCGGGCGCCGCCTACAACGGCGACATGGCCACGGTGACCTTCGGCTTCTCCGCACAGTCCGACGAGTCGCGCCACATGACGCTGGGCCTGGAAGTGGTCAAGTTCCTGTGCGAGCAGGACCCCGGCAATATCCCGATCCTGCAGAAGTGGCTGGACAAGTGGTTCTGGCGCGGCTTCCGCCTGCTCACGCTGGTCGGCATGATGATGGACTACATGCTGCCCAAGCGCGTGATGTCGTGGGCCGAGGCCTGGGAGATGTACTTCGAGCAGGCGGGCGGGGCGCTGTTCAAGGACCTGGAGCGCTACGGCCTGCGCATGCCCAAGTACCACGAAGTGGCCACCAAGACCAAGGACCGCATCACGCACGAGGCCTGGGCCACCTTCTACAACTACGCGGGCGCGGCCGGCTTCCACACCTGGGTGCCCAAGGCGGACGAGATGGCGTGGCTGGCCGAGAAGTACCCGCAGACCTTCGAGCGCTACTACAAGCCGCGCCTGGACCACTGGCAGGAGCGCCAGCAGGCCGGCGACCGTTTCTACAACGCCACGCTGCCGATGCTGTGCCAGACCTGCCAGATCCCGATGGTGTTCTCGGAGCCGGACGATCCCACCCAGACCTGCTACCGCGAAAGCAGCTACCACGGCATGAAGTTCCATTTCTGCTCGGACGGCTGCAAGGACATCTTCGACGACGAGCCCGCCAAGTACGCGCAGGCCTGGCTGCCGG
Protein-coding regions in this window:
- a CDS encoding muconate/chloromuconate family cycloisomerase, producing MTTTITSVEAILVDLPTIRAHQLAMATMQQQTLVIVRLRCSDGVEGIGEATTIGGLSYGDESPEGIKLTIDTYLAPALAGQDATNVHGAMARLGKVARGNRFAKSALETALLDAQGKRLGVPLATLLGGAVRSTLPVLWTLASGDTARDIAEAEQLLAERRHHTFKLKIGRRSVRDDVAHVAAIKRALGDRARVTVDVNQAWNEADAATGIAMLEAAGIDLIEQPTPREQRMALARLAARFVVPIMADEAVCGPEDAMELARIGGADVFALKIAKAGGIFGMLRTAAVGDAAGIALYGGTMLEGSVGTIAAAHGFCTLPQLAWGTELFGPLLLKDDIVQQRPEYRDFSLHLPEGPGLGLALDEDKLAHYRRG
- a CDS encoding tripartite tricarboxylate transporter substrate binding protein; its protein translation is MKTLFQRLASTGRAGALALAAGLSFAAPTAHAAYPDHPIRWIVPFPAGGAMDNIARTLGEDMSRTLGQAIVVENRPGAGGNIGAELVARAPADGYTLIIVANGMAVNPALYGRLSYDPVKDFAPVSLLAVVPNVLVASKARRQESTVKDVVAHAKAAPGKYTYASAGNGTSIHLAGELFTSMAGVDMLHIPYKGSGPAMTDLLGGQVDYMFDSITSARPHIESGKLTAIAVTTSKRSSALPNVPTVAEAGLPGYELSPWFAAFVPAKTPQPVIDTLNRAMLEALRKPAVQKRLAQIGAEPIGSSPAVLREHLAKETEKWGVLIRQRGIRAD
- the poxR gene encoding phenol degradation transcriptional regulator PoxR, with the translated sequence MSSSTDKFSATMRDGLADLARRLRFAMEEGAIWLDEQRMILIHTAALGALRKELVDTLGMERARGLFTRMGFHSGMRDAEVARKLRAGHSDFGQLEIGPCLHTIEGVVRVTPVKVDIDIAAGIYDGEFLWEDSFEGDVHRQLFGIVDEPACWMQIGYATGYTSALMGRTILYREVECIACGHPHCRIIGKPVEAWEDGAQALALYQPDPVIETIIALQSEVEHLRALQGTPATPADLVGTSPGFRAAWSLLQRAAASNVTVLLLGETGVGKERFAQALHSVSGRADKPFIAVNCAAIPDELIESELFGVEKGAFTGASQSRPGRFERAHGGTLFLDELGELSASAQSKLLRVLQEGEVERVGGTGTRKVDVRLVAATNVDLAEAVKQGTFRKDLYYRLNVYPVTIPPLRERLDDIRPLAERFVARYGARHGKRIVGITDRALAELRHYDWPGNVRELENVIERGVILASQGGQITADHLFLPGTVAPVVDTAPRLGAGGTLPDLREAAVHALLDQMSEQQLALGEVETVLMEAAMQRADGNMSQAARLLGITRPQLAYRWKMRGTRGGNGHGNGN
- a CDS encoding phenol hydroxylase subunit, which encodes MNTPSVPLFEATPRYVRVEGRTPEGFVQFAFSVADPELNVELIMPEPMFEAFCCVNRVRFLPPLEAAPQPQADD
- a CDS encoding aromatic/alkene monooxygenase hydroxylase subunit beta — encoded protein: MQVDIKTQQIQPLRQTYGHVARRFGDKPASRYQEATYDVQSEVNFHYRPTWDPGFELYDKRRTAIVMQDWYALKDPRQFYYGAYVTARGRQQDATEKSFAFVEKRGLLQALPAEWQERLATGLLPLRHVEWGANMNNFYCADYGWGTAITQACTYCAMDRLGIAQYLSRIGMLLDGNTGVALERARVAWLESAAWQPLRRFVEHTFVTEDWFETFVAQNLVLDGLLYPLVYQHADAVIARACGTGLAVLTEFMNDWRDEHARWVDAVIQAAAAESEANRVLLSGWARAACAEVAQALVPVADALTGEDGAQMVALCREQFEVRLGKLGLAA
- a CDS encoding MmoB/DmpM family protein, with product MSATPANVYIALQNNDDTRPIIDAITEANPHAVVSQFPAMVKIDAPGHLTIVRELVAGKLGRDWDLQEIHLNLISLCGNIDEDEDAFTLRWNA
- a CDS encoding aromatic/alkene/methane monooxygenase hydroxylase/oxygenase subunit alpha; the encoded protein is MDARKKLNLREKYASMTRDLAWETTYEPMDKVFPFDKYEGIRIHDWDKWEDPFRMTMDAYWKYQSEKERKLYAIIDSFVQNNGHLNVSDPRYLNALRLFLTGVTPLEYAAHRGYAHLGRHFRGAGARVAAQMQSVDELRHAQTQLHTLSVYNKYFHGFGEWRHMHDRVWYLSVPKSYFEDAMSAGPFEFITAISFSFEYVLTNLLFMPFMSGAAYNGDMATVTFGFSAQSDESRHMTLGLEVVKFLCEQDPGNIPILQKWLDKWFWRGFRLLTLVGMMMDYMLPKRVMSWAEAWEMYFEQAGGALFKDLERYGLRMPKYHEVATKTKDRITHEAWATFYNYAGAAGFHTWVPKADEMAWLAEKYPQTFERYYKPRLDHWQERQQAGDRFYNATLPMLCQTCQIPMVFSEPDDPTQTCYRESSYHGMKFHFCSDGCKDIFDDEPAKYAQAWLPVHQIYQGNCGGATLEDVLKWYRLNPGADNLDFEGSQDQRNWNAWKGIGPAADAA